The Methylobacterium sp. PvR107 genome contains a region encoding:
- a CDS encoding PAS domain-containing sensor histidine kinase: MPEAGSASFSARADSSLTVSWPMRARDPRLGQAERWLRYAVPATLALFLTCLVGLAALHIQGQRAEILAGARAEVEAFARLAARAVAPAGTLASDLQTLMPESGRHPGRRLLLVRPDTHIAAAHPPLPASQTTLGQVLGASEPLSALGERAGAMALELPGGEHVLAAVHSLPGGAGQVAVLQPVAPLLRGWSARTRDQIVLIAAAALVIVGVGLAYGLQTRQAARADRAREQIRGRLETALRRGACGLWDWDVARGRIYWSDSMYSLLGYRRQHEYLSFGDVNGLVHPDDGDLYSLARGLAANQTFIDHAFRMRGADGAYVWLRARAEVVADAADGGRHLVGIATDISEQRALEETNAAADMRLRDAVEAISEAFVLWDTGNRLVLCNSKFRHLHALSPEDAQSGRSYMDVMGRGVLPQVRRESPDAGRSLEEMTARTFEAELADGRWLQISERRTKDGGYVSVGTDITSLKRNQEQLLASERELIETVKDLKRSRRTLELQTQQLADLAERYLDQKAAAEGASQAKSEFLANMSHELRTPLNAIIGFADVMENAVLGPLGTPRYTEYCRDIRESGSHLLSMIDDILDMARLEARRVRLEPRAISAETAIAAALAPVEAAARKKAITVSVDVPPGLVLLADPNAMQQILANLVQNALKFTPAGGKVVVRARRAGTRTHLFVEDNGIGIPRSDLARLGRPFTQVETQMTRSHKGSGLGLAITRSMVELHGGSLRIRSEVSVGTIVLVRLPGPSADRSDQTLPAARPVTAARTGRRAARSVAA; the protein is encoded by the coding sequence ATGCCGGAGGCGGGTTCCGCTTCCTTCTCCGCGCGTGCGGATTCGAGTCTCACCGTCTCGTGGCCGATGCGGGCGCGGGATCCACGACTCGGGCAAGCGGAGCGCTGGTTGCGCTATGCCGTGCCGGCCACGCTCGCCCTGTTTCTGACCTGCCTTGTCGGGCTGGCGGCGCTTCACATCCAGGGGCAGCGTGCCGAGATCCTGGCTGGCGCGCGCGCCGAGGTCGAAGCCTTCGCGCGGCTCGCCGCGCGGGCGGTCGCGCCCGCCGGGACCCTCGCGTCAGACCTCCAGACACTCATGCCGGAAAGCGGCCGCCACCCGGGCCGGCGCCTGCTGCTGGTCCGGCCCGACACGCACATCGCCGCCGCCCATCCGCCGCTTCCGGCCAGCCAGACGACGCTCGGGCAGGTGCTCGGCGCCAGCGAGCCGCTCTCGGCACTCGGCGAGCGCGCCGGCGCCATGGCTCTCGAGCTTCCGGGCGGCGAGCACGTGCTGGCCGCGGTGCACAGCCTGCCCGGTGGCGCCGGACAGGTGGCGGTGCTGCAGCCCGTCGCGCCGCTGCTGCGCGGTTGGAGCGCGCGGACTCGTGATCAGATCGTCCTGATTGCGGCCGCAGCCCTGGTCATCGTCGGCGTCGGCCTCGCTTACGGCCTTCAGACCCGGCAGGCGGCACGGGCCGACCGAGCCCGCGAGCAGATCCGCGGGCGCCTCGAGACGGCCCTGCGTCGCGGCGCCTGCGGCCTCTGGGACTGGGACGTGGCCCGGGGGCGGATCTACTGGTCCGACTCGATGTACAGCCTGCTCGGCTACCGGCGGCAGCACGAGTATCTGTCCTTCGGCGACGTCAACGGCCTGGTTCACCCCGATGACGGGGATCTCTACAGCCTCGCCCGCGGGCTTGCCGCGAACCAGACCTTCATCGACCACGCCTTCCGCATGCGCGGCGCCGACGGCGCCTACGTCTGGCTCCGCGCCCGGGCCGAGGTCGTCGCGGACGCGGCCGACGGCGGCCGCCACCTCGTCGGCATCGCCACCGACATCAGCGAGCAGCGGGCCCTCGAAGAGACCAACGCGGCGGCCGACATGCGCCTGCGCGATGCCGTCGAGGCGATCTCGGAGGCCTTCGTCCTCTGGGACACCGGCAACCGGCTGGTCCTGTGCAATTCGAAATTCCGGCATCTGCACGCCCTCAGCCCGGAGGATGCCCAGTCCGGCCGCAGCTACATGGACGTGATGGGCCGGGGCGTGCTGCCGCAGGTTCGCCGCGAGTCGCCCGATGCCGGGCGGTCGCTGGAAGAGATGACCGCGCGCACCTTCGAGGCTGAACTCGCGGACGGTCGCTGGCTCCAGATCAGCGAGCGGCGCACCAAGGATGGCGGCTATGTCTCGGTCGGGACCGACATCACGAGCCTGAAGCGCAATCAGGAACAGCTCCTGGCGTCGGAACGGGAACTGATCGAGACGGTCAAGGACCTGAAGCGCTCCCGACGGACCCTGGAGCTTCAGACGCAGCAGCTCGCCGACCTTGCCGAGCGATACCTCGACCAGAAGGCCGCCGCCGAGGGCGCGAGCCAGGCCAAGTCCGAGTTCCTCGCCAACATGAGCCACGAGCTGCGCACGCCGCTCAACGCGATCATCGGCTTCGCCGACGTGATGGAGAACGCGGTGCTCGGTCCGCTCGGGACGCCGCGCTACACCGAATATTGCCGCGACATCCGTGAGAGCGGCTCGCACCTGCTCTCCATGATCGATGACATCCTCGACATGGCGCGGCTCGAGGCTCGCCGGGTGCGGCTGGAACCCCGCGCGATCTCCGCCGAAACGGCCATCGCGGCCGCGCTCGCTCCCGTCGAGGCCGCGGCCCGCAAGAAGGCGATCACCGTCAGCGTCGACGTCCCGCCGGGGCTCGTCTTGCTGGCCGACCCGAACGCGATGCAGCAGATCCTGGCGAATCTCGTTCAGAACGCCCTGAAGTTCACGCCGGCGGGCGGCAAGGTCGTGGTGCGCGCGCGGCGCGCCGGGACACGCACCCACCTGTTCGTCGAGGATAACGGCATCGGAATTCCGCGCTCCGATCTTGCACGCCTCGGCCGCCCCTTCACGCAGGTGGAGACCCAGATGACCCGCAGCCACAAGGGTTCGGGCCTCGGTCTCGCCATCACGCGGTCGATGGTCGAGCTGCATGGCGGCTCGCTGCGCATCCGCTCCGAGGTCTCGGTCGGCACCATCGTCCTTGTGCGCCTTCCGGGCCCGAGCGCAGACCGTTCGGACCAGACCCTTCCGGCCGCTCGCCCGGTCACGGCAGCGCGGACCGGTCGGCGCGCCGCTCGCTCGGTTGCCGCCTGA
- the pepN gene encoding aminopeptidase N, translated as MRTETPPLIRLEEYRPSDYLIDRVDLDIRLDPHATRIDATLALRPNPAGEAGAPLNLDGDDLRLVSVDLDGTALAAGSYTATPTGLSLLAPPRKPFTLRLVTEVDPTANTKLMGLYRSSGVYCTQCEADGFRRITYFLDRPDVMAIYTTRIEADRAEAPVLLGNGNLVETGLVGADRHFAVWHDPHPKPAYLFALVGGRLGKVETRFTTLEGRPVTCAVYVEPGKEPRADYALDAVIRSMAWDETAFGRAYDLDMFNVVAVSDFNMGAMENKGLNIFNDKYVLASPETATDGDYAAIEAIIAHEYFHNWSGNRVTCRDWFQLCLKEGLTVFRDQEFSSDMRSRPVHRIGEVRSLRARQFPEDAGPLRHPVRPRAYAEINNFYTATVYDKGAEIVRMLRTLLGAETFRAGMDRYFADNDGRAATVEDFLAAFAAVSGRDLSDFARWYERPGTPRLAVTTVYDPAAASYTLRFAQSLPGEAGQDGPPLVIPIALGLVGASGPLIDATCPDVRDGVYVLDRAEAEIVFEAVTEEPVPSILRDFSAPVRLDLALSDTQRMRLLAQDSDPFNRWQAAQDVSLRLILDPDSGRAEAFAAALGRFLDGEALSDPAFAALVLALPSEGEAADAVPSDVDPDAIHRARHGLRAHLGTALRSRLERLDEALAPAAADAYRPDAASAGRRSLRNAALDLIAAGDPEAGAARAAERLAEATNMTDRLAALSTLALIPGETRETALAAFAERYADEPLVLDKWFAIQAQIPEAGTLERITRLQRHPAFTMSNPNRVRALIGSFAFGNPTQFTRPDGGGFSRVAETVAALDSANPQVAARLLTAFGSWRRLEKSRAAKAAEMLNWIKAIPGLSRDTADILARTLGDG; from the coding sequence ATGCGCACCGAGACGCCGCCGCTGATCCGCCTCGAGGAATATCGGCCGAGTGACTACCTGATCGACCGCGTCGACTTGGATATCCGCCTCGACCCGCACGCGACCCGAATCGACGCGACCCTGGCGCTCCGCCCGAACCCGGCGGGTGAGGCTGGGGCACCGCTCAACCTCGACGGCGATGACCTGCGGCTGGTCTCGGTCGACCTCGACGGCACGGCCCTCGCGGCTGGGTCCTACACGGCGACGCCAACCGGCCTGAGCCTTCTCGCGCCGCCCCGAAAGCCCTTCACCCTGCGGCTCGTCACCGAGGTCGATCCGACGGCCAACACCAAGCTGATGGGCCTCTATCGCTCGAGCGGGGTCTACTGCACCCAGTGCGAGGCCGACGGCTTCCGGCGCATCACCTATTTCCTCGACCGGCCCGACGTGATGGCGATCTACACGACGCGCATCGAGGCGGATCGAGCCGAGGCGCCGGTTCTCCTCGGCAACGGCAATCTCGTCGAGACAGGACTCGTCGGCGCGGATCGGCATTTCGCCGTCTGGCACGATCCGCACCCGAAGCCGGCCTACCTGTTCGCCCTGGTGGGCGGCCGTCTCGGCAAGGTCGAGACGCGGTTCACCACCCTGGAGGGGCGTCCCGTCACCTGCGCGGTCTATGTCGAGCCGGGCAAGGAACCGCGGGCGGATTACGCCCTCGACGCGGTGATCCGCTCCATGGCCTGGGATGAGACCGCCTTCGGCCGCGCCTACGACCTCGACATGTTCAACGTCGTCGCCGTGTCCGACTTCAACATGGGCGCCATGGAGAACAAGGGCCTCAATATCTTCAACGACAAGTATGTGCTGGCCAGTCCCGAGACGGCGACCGACGGGGACTACGCCGCGATCGAGGCGATCATCGCCCACGAGTACTTCCACAATTGGTCAGGCAATCGCGTCACCTGCCGGGACTGGTTCCAGCTGTGCCTGAAGGAGGGCCTGACAGTCTTCCGGGACCAGGAATTCTCGTCCGACATGCGCTCGCGGCCGGTGCACCGGATCGGCGAGGTGCGTTCGCTCCGGGCGCGCCAATTCCCGGAGGATGCCGGGCCGCTGCGTCACCCGGTGCGGCCCCGAGCCTACGCGGAGATCAACAACTTCTACACCGCGACAGTCTACGACAAGGGCGCCGAAATCGTCCGGATGCTGCGCACGCTGCTGGGTGCCGAGACCTTCCGGGCCGGCATGGACCGCTACTTCGCCGACAATGACGGGCGCGCCGCGACGGTGGAGGATTTCCTGGCGGCGTTTGCGGCCGTCTCGGGGCGCGACCTGTCCGACTTCGCTCGCTGGTACGAGCGCCCCGGCACGCCCCGCCTTGCCGTGACGACCGTCTACGACCCGGCGGCTGCCAGCTACACGCTTCGGTTCGCCCAGAGCCTGCCCGGAGAGGCGGGGCAGGACGGACCGCCGCTGGTTATCCCGATCGCACTCGGCCTCGTCGGCGCGTCCGGCCCGCTCATCGACGCGACCTGTCCGGACGTGCGCGACGGCGTCTATGTCCTGGATCGTGCCGAAGCCGAGATCGTGTTCGAAGCCGTCACCGAAGAGCCGGTCCCATCGATCCTGCGCGATTTCTCCGCGCCGGTGCGGCTCGATCTCGCTCTCTCCGATACGCAGCGCATGCGGCTGCTTGCGCAGGACAGCGACCCGTTCAACCGATGGCAGGCCGCGCAGGACGTGAGCCTCCGCCTGATCCTCGATCCCGATTCAGGGCGCGCCGAGGCTTTCGCGGCCGCGCTTGGACGATTCCTCGATGGCGAGGCCCTGTCCGATCCGGCCTTCGCCGCCCTTGTCCTGGCATTGCCGAGCGAGGGCGAGGCGGCGGATGCCGTGCCGTCCGACGTCGATCCCGACGCGATCCACCGGGCGCGGCATGGCCTGCGGGCACATCTCGGGACGGCGCTGCGCTCACGGCTCGAGCGCCTGGACGAGGCCCTCGCCCCCGCCGCAGCTGATGCCTACCGGCCGGATGCGGCATCCGCCGGCCGCCGGTCGCTGCGTAACGCCGCCCTCGATCTCATCGCGGCGGGCGATCCGGAAGCCGGCGCGGCGCGGGCCGCCGAGCGCCTGGCCGAGGCCACCAATATGACGGACCGGCTCGCCGCCCTCAGCACCCTCGCGCTGATCCCCGGAGAGACCCGGGAGACGGCCCTGGCGGCCTTCGCCGAGCGCTATGCCGACGAGCCCCTGGTGCTCGACAAATGGTTCGCCATCCAGGCGCAGATCCCGGAGGCCGGGACACTGGAGCGGATCACCCGGCTGCAGAGACACCCGGCTTTCACCATGTCCAACCCGAATCGGGTTCGCGCCCTGATCGGGAGCTTTGCGTTCGGCAATCCGACTCAGTTCACACGGCCCGATGGGGGTGGGTTTTCACGCGTCGCCGAGACGGTTGCGGCGCTCGATTCGGCCAACCCACAGGTTGCCGCCCGGCTGTTGACGGCCTTCGGATCATGGCGGCGTCTGGAAAAATCACGCGCCGCTAAGGCAGCCGAAATGCTGAATTGGATCAAGGCGATCCCGGGCCTTTCGCGGGACACCGCCGACATTCTCGCGCGGACTCTCGGAGACGGCTAA
- a CDS encoding VOC family protein — protein sequence MEFLHTMVRVADLDRALAFYVDTFGLQEVRRVENEKGRFTLVFLAAPGDAERAKETRSPLVELTYNWDSETYTGGRNFGHLAYQVDDIYAFCSRLQEKGVTINRPPRDGYMAFVKSPDGISIEILQKGGAKAPQEPWVSMENTGTW from the coding sequence ATGGAATTTCTGCACACCATGGTCCGGGTCGCCGATCTCGACCGTGCGCTCGCCTTCTACGTCGACACGTTCGGCCTTCAGGAGGTGCGCCGCGTCGAGAACGAGAAGGGCCGCTTCACCCTCGTCTTCCTGGCCGCCCCCGGGGACGCCGAGCGGGCGAAGGAGACGAGGTCGCCCCTCGTCGAGCTGACCTACAACTGGGATTCGGAAACCTACACAGGCGGCCGCAACTTCGGTCATCTCGCCTATCAGGTCGACGACATCTACGCCTTCTGCAGCCGGTTGCAGGAGAAGGGCGTCACCATCAACCGCCCGCCACGCGACGGCTACATGGCCTTCGTGAAGTCACCCGACGGCATCTCGATTGAGATCCTCCAGAAGGGCGGCGCGAAGGCGCCGCAGGAGCCGTGGGTGTCGATGGAGAATACAGGGACCTGGTAA
- the rsmH gene encoding 16S rRNA (cytosine(1402)-N(4))-methyltransferase RsmH, with amino-acid sequence MIRRRPSAELPASARRGGTDPEAAPPSAQPHVPVLLDEVVTTLSTDGGLAVDGTFGAGGYTRALLDRDPALQVVAIDRDPTAISAGQSLVAESRGRLRLLAGRFGNLDTLLAEAGATQADQVVLDIGVSSMQLDVPERGFSFRNDGPLDMRMGGDGPSAADLVNESDETALADIIYHYGEERRSRAVARAIHEARRRSRIATTAQLAELVAGVVRAEPGSHIHPATRTFQGLRIAVNDELGELVRALHAAERVLRPGGRLAVVTFHSLEDRIVKQFFAARSGRSAQGSRHLPGAPAEVVRSFNLVTKGPLLPGEAETARNPRARSAKLRAAERTESDVPEPLAALTALASLPEAARGGHRR; translated from the coding sequence ATGATCCGCCGACGCCCTTCGGCCGAGCTTCCGGCATCCGCGCGGCGCGGTGGCACCGATCCCGAGGCAGCGCCCCCATCGGCTCAGCCGCACGTGCCGGTGCTGCTCGACGAGGTGGTCACGACGCTCAGCACCGACGGTGGACTGGCCGTCGACGGCACGTTCGGAGCGGGCGGTTACACGCGCGCCCTGCTGGATCGCGATCCGGCCCTGCAGGTCGTGGCGATCGACCGCGATCCCACGGCGATCTCCGCCGGTCAGAGCTTGGTCGCTGAGTCGCGAGGGCGCCTCCGCCTGCTCGCGGGCCGCTTCGGCAACCTCGACACGCTCCTCGCCGAGGCCGGCGCGACGCAGGCCGATCAGGTGGTGCTCGACATCGGCGTCTCGTCGATGCAGCTCGACGTGCCGGAGCGCGGGTTCTCGTTCCGCAACGACGGCCCCCTCGACATGCGCATGGGCGGCGACGGCCCGAGCGCGGCGGACCTCGTTAACGAATCTGACGAGACGGCGCTTGCCGACATCATCTACCATTACGGCGAGGAGCGGCGCTCGCGCGCCGTGGCGCGGGCGATCCATGAGGCGCGCCGCCGCAGCCGGATCGCGACCACCGCGCAGCTCGCCGAACTGGTGGCCGGCGTGGTCCGGGCTGAACCTGGCAGCCACATTCATCCGGCGACCCGGACCTTCCAGGGCCTGCGCATCGCGGTGAACGACGAGCTCGGCGAGCTGGTGCGCGCCCTGCACGCGGCCGAGCGGGTGCTCAGGCCCGGCGGCCGTCTCGCCGTCGTGACGTTCCACTCGCTCGAGGATCGGATCGTCAAGCAGTTCTTCGCGGCCCGCAGCGGCCGCTCCGCGCAGGGATCGCGTCACCTGCCAGGCGCTCCGGCCGAGGTGGTCCGCAGCTTCAACCTCGTGACCAAGGGTCCTCTGCTGCCGGGCGAGGCCGAGACCGCGCGCAACCCGCGCGCCCGCTCGGCCAAGCTGCGCGCGGCGGAGCGGACGGAGTCCGACGTGCCCGAGCCGTTGGCGGCGCTGACCGCCCTGGCGAGCCTTCCCGAAGCTGCCCGCGGGGGCCATCGCCGATGA
- a CDS encoding peptidoglycan D,D-transpeptidase FtsI family protein: MLEAAALAHAANAPRLLEEDAVVPVDRAERAKAFLRSMFRLAIERSHMRVALVGLVFVGVFGTISAKLLMMAIFGEPPSQEHRVAAASSTAFRPDIVDRNGEILATDIRTVSVFAEPGNIYDKDEAVELLTAVLPELNATELRAKLASRKGRSGAGFVWVKRELTPKQQAEVHRLGIPGIGFLPDHKRVYPNGVAAAHILGATNLDGIGIAGMEKYIDSTGLQALNSFGLVSKQADLKPVQLSLDLRAQFAVRDELAWGIDHFKAKAGASMILDVKTGEVIALVSMPDFDPNDPKDALSPDRINRMNVGVYEMGSTFKAMTLAMALDSGKYNVNSTFDTRGGVLNWGRQKIHEYHGTNRVITMPEVFTHSSNIGSAKMALGVGVPGHKAFLKKMGLLDRLRTELPESAAPIVPSRWTEINTITIAFGHGIAVAPIQAAAAVAAIANGGDLITPTFLKANPDDKARATHVLSSQTSEAMRYIMRLNAAEGSAKKAAIPYYFVGGKTGTAEKVIGGRYIHNRLFTTFMAAAPMNDPKYLFVTIMDEPQGLPESGGYATAAWNSGVVTGKVIERVAPILGLPPQFEPPVRPFPQMVKLNAYHINQLGGP, translated from the coding sequence CTGCTGGAAGCGGCGGCGCTGGCGCATGCCGCGAACGCGCCGCGCCTCCTCGAAGAGGACGCGGTCGTCCCCGTGGATCGGGCCGAGCGGGCCAAGGCGTTCCTGCGCAGCATGTTCCGGCTGGCCATCGAGCGGTCGCACATGCGCGTCGCCCTGGTCGGCTTGGTCTTCGTCGGCGTCTTCGGGACGATCTCGGCCAAGCTCCTGATGATGGCGATCTTCGGTGAGCCGCCCAGCCAGGAGCACAGGGTCGCGGCCGCGTCCTCGACGGCGTTCCGGCCGGACATCGTCGACCGCAACGGCGAGATCCTGGCCACCGACATCCGCACGGTCTCGGTCTTCGCCGAGCCCGGGAACATCTACGACAAGGACGAGGCGGTGGAGTTGCTCACCGCGGTCCTGCCGGAACTCAACGCCACCGAGCTGCGGGCCAAGCTGGCGTCGCGCAAGGGCCGGAGCGGCGCCGGCTTCGTCTGGGTCAAGCGCGAGCTGACGCCGAAGCAGCAGGCCGAGGTCCACAGGCTCGGCATCCCCGGCATCGGCTTCCTGCCCGACCACAAGCGGGTCTATCCGAACGGCGTCGCCGCCGCCCACATCCTGGGAGCGACCAATCTCGACGGCATCGGCATCGCCGGGATGGAGAAATACATCGATTCCACCGGCCTCCAGGCGCTCAACAGCTTCGGGCTGGTCAGCAAGCAGGCCGACCTGAAGCCGGTGCAGCTCTCGCTCGACCTGCGCGCGCAGTTCGCCGTACGCGACGAGCTGGCCTGGGGCATCGACCACTTCAAGGCCAAGGCCGGCGCCTCGATGATCCTCGACGTCAAGACCGGCGAGGTCATCGCGCTCGTGTCCATGCCGGATTTCGACCCGAACGATCCGAAGGACGCGCTCTCGCCCGACCGGATCAACCGGATGAATGTCGGCGTCTACGAGATGGGTTCGACCTTCAAGGCGATGACGCTCGCCATGGCGCTCGATTCCGGCAAGTACAACGTCAACTCGACCTTCGACACACGCGGCGGCGTGCTGAACTGGGGCCGGCAGAAGATCCACGAGTACCACGGCACCAACCGCGTCATCACCATGCCGGAGGTGTTCACCCACTCGTCGAACATCGGCTCGGCCAAGATGGCGCTCGGCGTGGGCGTGCCCGGCCACAAGGCCTTCCTGAAGAAGATGGGCCTGCTCGACCGGCTGCGCACCGAGCTGCCGGAGAGCGCGGCGCCGATCGTCCCGTCGCGCTGGACCGAGATCAACACGATCACCATCGCGTTCGGTCACGGCATCGCGGTGGCGCCGATCCAGGCGGCGGCCGCGGTGGCGGCCATCGCCAACGGCGGCGACCTGATCACCCCGACCTTCCTGAAGGCGAACCCCGACGACAAGGCGCGCGCCACGCACGTGCTCTCGTCCCAGACCTCCGAGGCGATGCGCTACATCATGCGCCTTAACGCCGCCGAGGGCTCGGCCAAGAAGGCGGCAATCCCGTACTACTTCGTCGGCGGCAAGACCGGCACGGCCGAGAAGGTGATCGGCGGCCGCTACATCCACAACCGCCTGTTCACGACGTTCATGGCGGCGGCGCCGATGAACGACCCGAAGTACTTGTTCGTCACGATCATGGACGAGCCGCAGGGCCTGCCCGAATCTGGCGGCTACGCGACGGCGGCCTGGAACTCCGGCGTGGTCACCGGCAAGGTGATCGAGCGGGTGGCGCCGATCCTGGGCCTGCCGCCGCAATTCGAGCCGCCGGTGAGGCCGTTCCCGCAGATGGTCAAGCTCAACGCCTACCACATCAACCAGCTCGGCGGCCCGTGA
- a CDS encoding UDP-N-acetylmuramoyl-L-alanyl-D-glutamate--2,6-diaminopimelate ligase produces the protein MSARLADLFPEAAGTAADLTVSDLTADSRQVATGTVFVAVPGTKADGRRFAAQAANRGAVAVAGEGTRPTDLPGAVAWIAVADARRSLALAAARLAGRQPDTVVAVTGTAGKSSVADFVRQILARLGREAASLGTVGIVTNRGAQYGSLTTPDPVTLHRTLAQLAADGITDLAMEASSHGIEQRRLDGVRLDAAGFTNLGRDHLDYHPTIEDYLAAKLRLFTDLLPPGCPAIVNADGAYADRAIAAAENSGRPVRTVGRGGRDLHVESVRTEGFAQAVRLVFQGRARELRLPLVGEFQVENALVAAGLALATPAGAADPDGVFAALDHLTGVPGRMERIGEARGGLCLVDYAHKPEALESVLTALRPFASGRLIVVFGCGGDRDRGKRPLMGAIAQRLADTVIVTDDNPRTEEAAAIRRAILDAAPGAEEIGDRAEAIRSAVRRLQSGDVLVVAGKGHETGQIVGDRTLPFSDHEVLRAAITEAT, from the coding sequence ATGAGCGCGCGGCTCGCCGATCTGTTCCCGGAGGCCGCCGGAACGGCCGCCGACCTGACGGTCTCGGACCTGACCGCCGACAGCCGGCAGGTCGCCACCGGCACGGTGTTCGTAGCCGTGCCGGGCACCAAGGCCGACGGTCGCCGCTTCGCCGCGCAGGCCGCCAACCGCGGCGCGGTGGCGGTGGCGGGGGAGGGGACGCGCCCCACCGATCTGCCCGGTGCAGTCGCCTGGATCGCGGTGGCGGACGCGCGCCGGTCCCTGGCCCTCGCGGCGGCGCGGCTTGCCGGCCGGCAGCCCGACACCGTGGTGGCCGTGACCGGCACTGCCGGCAAGAGTTCGGTGGCCGACTTCGTCCGCCAGATCCTGGCACGCCTCGGCCGCGAGGCCGCGAGCCTCGGCACTGTCGGGATCGTCACGAACCGCGGCGCGCAATATGGCTCGCTCACCACCCCGGATCCGGTGACGCTGCACCGGACGCTGGCGCAGCTCGCCGCGGACGGCATCACCGACCTCGCCATGGAAGCGTCGTCGCACGGGATCGAGCAGCGCCGTCTCGACGGCGTGCGGCTCGACGCCGCGGGCTTCACCAACCTCGGGCGGGACCACCTCGACTACCACCCCACCATCGAGGATTACCTCGCGGCCAAGCTGCGCCTGTTCACTGATTTGCTGCCGCCCGGCTGCCCGGCGATCGTGAATGCCGACGGCGCCTATGCTGACCGGGCGATCGCCGCGGCAGAGAACTCCGGGCGGCCGGTCCGGACCGTCGGTCGCGGCGGCCGGGATCTGCACGTCGAGTCGGTCCGGACGGAGGGATTCGCGCAGGCCGTACGCCTCGTCTTTCAGGGTCGGGCCCGGGAGCTCCGCCTGCCGCTCGTCGGGGAATTCCAGGTCGAGAACGCCCTGGTGGCGGCCGGCCTCGCCCTCGCGACCCCAGCGGGCGCCGCCGATCCCGACGGCGTCTTCGCGGCTCTCGACCATCTCACCGGCGTGCCCGGCCGCATGGAGCGGATCGGCGAGGCCCGTGGCGGGCTCTGCCTCGTCGACTACGCCCACAAACCCGAGGCGCTGGAGAGCGTGCTGACCGCGCTCCGCCCGTTCGCCTCCGGCCGCCTGATCGTGGTGTTCGGCTGCGGCGGCGACCGTGACCGGGGCAAGCGGCCGCTGATGGGCGCGATCGCGCAGCGCCTCGCCGACACCGTGATCGTGACGGACGACAATCCGCGCACCGAGGAGGCCGCCGCGATCCGCCGGGCGATCCTCGACGCCGCGCCGGGCGCGGAGGAGATCGGCGACCGCGCCGAGGCGATCCGCAGCGCCGTGCGGCGCCTCCAGTCCGGCGACGTGCTGGTCGTGGCCGGCAAGGGTCATGAAACCGGCCAGATCGTGGGGGATCGGACGCTGCCGTTCTCGGACCACGAGGTCCTGCGCGCGGCGATCACCGAGGCGACCTGA